In Cynocephalus volans isolate mCynVol1 chromosome 3, mCynVol1.pri, whole genome shotgun sequence, one DNA window encodes the following:
- the GPR32 gene encoding LOW QUALITY PROTEIN: probable G-protein coupled receptor 32 (The sequence of the model RefSeq protein was modified relative to this genomic sequence to represent the inferred CDS: inserted 1 base in 1 codon; substituted 4 bases at 4 genomic stop codons), producing MSGVLDGTTCSSGRQPVALTCGHSCSRKMNTSKCLPEEVECLCQLTIAVLSVSFVIGVLGNGLVLWMTIFRMAHTVTTTWFFNLALADFTVLLALPISIYNMASQQWLLNELTCKLYMAFLAIAFFTSINLLVLISVDHCIIILYPFWAXNHHTVQRAGWLTVGVCLLAAVTCSPYLKFRTLXKLNGCDYCYFDFNLENETAQNWSXAALKRQMMVTLTHFLLGFVGPLAIIGTCAHLIWAKLWXEGWVHASQPKRLLLVLVSAFFIFWFPFNMALLVQLGQSMVXKESHNPRTLLILWATFSLGCLNPFLYIFIGRDFREKVFQSLPSAPARAFSEEGFLSLPVPEIKTLEDDGNLQVEAGSLPS from the exons ATGAGTGGGGTCTTAGACGGGACCACATGCTCTAGTGGAAGACAGCCTGTGGCTCTGACATGTGGTCATTCCTGTTCTAGAAAGATGAATACTTCCAAATGCCTGCCTGAGGAGGTAGAGTGTCTCTGTCAGTTGACCATAGCTGTTCTGT ctGTGTCCTTTGTCATTGGTGTACTGGGCAATGGGCTGGTGCTGTGGATGACTATCTTTCGTATGGCCCACACTGTTACCACCACCTGGTTCTTCAACTTAGCCCTTGCTGACTTCACTGTCTTGCTGGCCCTGCCCATCTCCATATACAACATGGCCTCCCAGCAGTGGCTCCTTAACGAGTTGACCTGCAAACTCTACATGGCTTTTCTAGCCATTGCCTTCTTTACCAGCATCAACCTTTTAGTCCTCATCTCTGTGGACCATTGCATCATCATCCTCTACCCTTTCTGGGCCTGAAACCATCACACTGTGCAGAGAGCAGGCTGGCTGACCGTTGGTGTGTGCCTCCTGGCTGCTGTCACGTGCTCTCCATACCTGAAATTTCGAACAC GAAAATTGAATGGATGTGACTATTGCTACTTCGATTTCAACTTAGAGAATGAGACTGCCCAGAATTGGAGTTGAGCGGCTTTGAAGAGACAAATGATGGTAACACTCACCCACTTCCTGCTAGGCTTTGTGGGGCCCTTGGCAATCATTGGCACTTGTGCCCACCTCATCTGGGCCAAGCTGTGGTGAGAGGGTTGGGTCCATGCCAGCCAGCCAAAGAGGTTGCTATTGGTGTTGGTGAGTGCTTTCTTCATCTTCTGGTTTCCCTTTAACATGGCGCTCTTGGTCCAACTGGGGCAATCTATGGTGTGAAAGGAATCCCACAACCCCAGAACACTGCTTATCCTCTGGGCTACCTTCTCCTTGGGCTGCCTCAACCCCTTCCTCTACATCTTCATTGGCAGAGATTTCCGAGAAAAGGTTTTTCAGTCCTTGCCTTCTGCCCCAGCCAGGGCATTCAGTGAGGAGGGGTTTCTCAGTCTTCCTGTCCCTGAAATTAAGACCCTGGAGGATGATGGAAACCTTCAGGTGGAAGCTGGAAGTCTTCCATCTTAG